In a genomic window of Methanomicrobia archaeon:
- a CDS encoding class I fructose-bisphosphate aldolase family protein, with translation MNRIGKAIRLERILDRRTRKTVIVPMDHGVTVGPIPGLIDLREAVDKVAEGGANAVLGHMGLPLHGHRGYGRDIGLIIHLSASTSLGPDPNHKVLVTTVEDAIKIGADAVSIHVNIGADDEAEMLADLGWVARTCDNWGMPLLAMVYPRGPKVKSEHDVEYVKHAARIGAELGVDLIKTNYTGAPDTFKEVVDGCQIPVVIAGGPKMGTEHELFEMIYDAIQVGAAGVSIGRNVFQAENPTLLVRKISKIVHEDYTVEEAEKLEL, from the coding sequence ATGAACAGGATTGGAAAAGCGATTAGGCTGGAGCGAATCCTCGATCGGAGGACTCGCAAGACGGTCATCGTGCCTATGGATCACGGTGTAACGGTCGGTCCGATTCCGGGGCTGATTGATCTCCGTGAGGCGGTGGACAAGGTGGCTGAGGGCGGTGCAAATGCAGTTCTTGGCCATATGGGGCTGCCGCTCCATGGCCACCGCGGCTACGGTCGAGATATCGGTCTCATCATCCATTTATCGGCCAGCACCAGCCTCGGGCCGGACCCGAACCACAAGGTTCTGGTGACCACGGTAGAAGACGCGATCAAGATCGGAGCAGACGCAGTGAGCATACACGTCAATATCGGAGCAGATGACGAGGCTGAGATGCTCGCGGATCTCGGCTGGGTAGCGCGAACGTGCGATAACTGGGGCATGCCACTTCTGGCAATGGTGTACCCGCGCGGTCCAAAGGTAAAGTCAGAGCACGATGTGGAGTACGTCAAGCACGCCGCACGGATTGGTGCGGAGCTCGGTGTCGACCTCATCAAGACCAACTACACGGGCGCGCCCGATACCTTCAAGGAAGTGGTAGACGGATGCCAGATACCCGTGGTGATCGCAGGCGGGCCGAAGATGGGCACGGAGCACGAGCTATTCGAGATGATCTATGATGCGATACAGGTGGGAGCGGCTGGCGTTTCTATCGGTCGAAACGTCTTCCAAGCAGAGAATCCAACGCTGCTTGTCAGGAAGATCTCGAAGATCGTGCACGAGGACTACACCGTCGAGGAAGCGGAGAAGCTCGAGCTGTGA
- a CDS encoding NAAT family transporter, whose protein sequence is MVSFDSNSALLLVKAFIILIVVMDPPASIPVFLAVTKGMRGEERRRELNHAVIVATILLLLFAFLGKLIFELLGISLNSFMIAGGILLLLVSFDLLKGEQQCGVLGKDGAGAGVGAVPIGTPLLAGPGAITAVMVIIQSSGVFVVLVAIFSAIIATRLVLGQSDRLFDMMGVVGTEVLSRVIGIIVAAIAIEFIGTGIIGMYQLSLV, encoded by the coding sequence ATGGTTTCGTTCGATTCGAATTCAGCGTTGCTCCTGGTGAAGGCGTTTATCATCCTCATTGTGGTAATGGACCCGCCGGCCAGTATTCCGGTATTCCTCGCAGTAACGAAGGGTATGCGGGGAGAGGAGCGGCGGAGGGAACTGAATCATGCGGTTATCGTGGCTACGATCCTCCTGCTGCTCTTCGCGTTCCTCGGCAAGCTGATCTTCGAGCTGTTGGGCATCAGCCTGAATAGCTTCATGATCGCGGGCGGTATTCTGCTGCTGCTCGTCTCGTTTGATCTGTTAAAGGGGGAGCAGCAGTGCGGCGTGCTGGGAAAAGACGGTGCAGGGGCCGGAGTAGGCGCAGTTCCGATAGGGACGCCACTGCTCGCCGGGCCCGGTGCTATAACCGCAGTCATGGTGATCATCCAATCGTCCGGCGTTTTCGTGGTCCTTGTTGCCATCTTTTCCGCGATCATCGCGACACGGCTCGTACTGGGGCAATCAGACCGGCTTTTTGATATGATGGGTGTGGTGGGAACGGAAGTATTGAGCCGTGTGATAGGAATCATCGTTGCCGCCATTGCGATAGAGTTCATCGGCACCGGGATAATCGGAATGTATCAGCTCAGCCTGGTGTGA
- a CDS encoding replication factor C small subunit: protein MQREEIWTEKYRPRKLSEVAGQDAIIKNLQSYVKRRNLPHLIFSGPAGVGKTAAAVAMSREFYGDTWSENFTELNASDERGIDVVRSTIKNFARTMPIGNASFKIIFLDEADALTDAAQSALRRTMERYSGTCRFILSCNYSSKIIEPIQSRCSVYRFKSLAYEAIAARIQYIAGMEGLKLSEEVIRAINYVSMGDMRRAVNALQSAAVLSSVIQPEMIYEITATARPEEIEGLITKALDGKFFEALDILEELMDKGISGDEIVAQMHRLVITLDIPARKKVELMDRIGEADYRITEGAHERIQLDALIASFCLAADKE, encoded by the coding sequence ATGCAGCGAGAGGAGATCTGGACCGAGAAATACCGGCCGAGAAAGCTCAGCGAGGTGGCCGGGCAAGACGCGATCATAAAGAACCTTCAGTCCTATGTCAAACGCAGGAACTTGCCGCATCTCATCTTCTCCGGGCCTGCCGGTGTTGGTAAGACCGCTGCGGCGGTCGCCATGTCACGGGAGTTCTACGGCGATACCTGGTCCGAGAACTTCACTGAGCTCAACGCCAGTGACGAGCGCGGCATCGACGTGGTTCGCAGCACCATCAAGAACTTCGCACGGACCATGCCGATTGGTAACGCCTCCTTCAAAATCATCTTCCTCGACGAGGCCGACGCGTTGACCGATGCCGCGCAGTCCGCACTGAGAAGGACTATGGAGCGCTATTCTGGCACGTGCAGGTTCATTCTCAGTTGTAATTACTCATCCAAGATAATCGAGCCTATACAATCGCGATGTTCCGTGTATCGGTTCAAATCGCTCGCTTACGAGGCAATCGCAGCGCGTATACAGTACATTGCGGGTATGGAGGGTTTGAAGCTCTCCGAAGAGGTCATTCGCGCGATTAACTACGTCTCGATGGGCGATATGCGACGTGCGGTAAACGCATTGCAAAGTGCTGCGGTGCTCAGCAGCGTAATCCAGCCGGAGATGATTTATGAGATTACAGCAACAGCACGGCCTGAAGAGATAGAAGGACTGATAACCAAGGCTTTGGACGGAAAATTCTTTGAGGCGCTCGATATCCTGGAGGAGTTGATGGACAAAGGGATCTCAGGCGACGAAATAGTGGCGCAGATGCATCGACTCGTGATAACCCTGGACATTCCTGCTCGTAAGAAGGTGGAATTGATGGATCGCATCGGAGAAGCGGACTACCGGATTACCGAGGGCGCTCATGAGCGAATTCAATTGGATGCGCTGATTGCTTCTTTTTGTTTGGCTGCAGATAAGGAATAA
- a CDS encoding shikimate dehydrogenase has product MKKIYGILGDPVAQSLSPVMHNAAFEKLGMDAVYLAFRVRTPELEDAIKGAKSLGIAGLNVTIPLKEKALVLVDADDVAKKIGAINTIDFSSGTPVGFNTDGIGSMQVLQEAVGDLTGKNVLILGAGGAARAIAFYLDEEGANVTLANRTKERAAQLAAQLTNAAGIGLDAELKKHIQASDILINATSVGMHPHEDATVVTADMLHPDLVVFDIVYNPLETRLLKEAKHAGVTKIIHGVKMLVYQGAASFKIWTGVEPPIDVMERAVTDALSRGL; this is encoded by the coding sequence ATGAAAAAGATCTACGGCATTCTCGGCGATCCGGTAGCGCAGAGCCTCTCCCCGGTTATGCATAATGCCGCGTTTGAGAAACTTGGCATGGATGCTGTTTATCTTGCATTCCGAGTAAGAACGCCCGAGCTTGAGGATGCGATAAAGGGCGCGAAAAGTCTCGGCATCGCGGGTCTTAACGTTACGATACCGTTAAAAGAGAAGGCACTCGTCTTAGTAGACGCAGACGACGTGGCAAAGAAAATCGGGGCGATAAATACCATTGATTTCAGCAGTGGCACGCCGGTTGGCTTTAATACCGACGGTATCGGCTCAATGCAGGTGTTGCAGGAGGCAGTAGGCGACTTAACCGGTAAAAACGTGCTTATTCTTGGTGCAGGCGGTGCGGCACGAGCAATTGCCTTTTATCTCGACGAAGAAGGTGCAAACGTAACGCTGGCAAACCGGACGAAGGAACGAGCTGCTCAGTTAGCTGCTCAGCTCACTAATGCGGCTGGTATTGGATTGGACGCCGAGCTCAAGAAGCACATCCAGGCTTCGGATATATTGATCAATGCAACCTCGGTAGGAATGCATCCACATGAAGATGCTACGGTAGTCACTGCGGACATGCTGCACCCAGATCTGGTGGTCTTCGATATCGTGTACAATCCGCTGGAGACGCGATTGCTAAAAGAGGCGAAGCACGCAGGTGTAACAAAGATAATACATGGTGTGAAGATGCTGGTCTATCAGGGTGCTGCGTCGTTCAAGATATGGACTGGGGTGGAGCCGCCGATTGACGTGATGGAACGGGCTGTTACGGATGCGTTGAGCCGGGGTTTGTAA
- a CDS encoding tRNA CCA-pyrophosphorylase, protein MEGISVRLISGRTAVQGQNLDSKLTDEYFAEVARCDLNGADMEKLGVAKEDPVKVTTAYGKVVVRAKQDDGLPEGMAFIPMGPWCNAVVDGDTNGNGMPSFKGIDGTVEKTAEPVLSVKELMRTYMT, encoded by the coding sequence ATGGAGGGAATTAGCGTTAGACTGATAAGTGGGAGAACGGCCGTGCAGGGCCAAAATCTGGACAGCAAACTTACGGACGAATACTTCGCCGAAGTGGCTCGCTGCGATCTGAACGGCGCTGACATGGAGAAACTCGGTGTTGCTAAAGAAGACCCTGTGAAAGTCACGACTGCGTACGGAAAGGTGGTCGTCAGGGCAAAACAGGACGATGGTCTTCCCGAGGGTATGGCTTTCATTCCCATGGGTCCCTGGTGCAATGCGGTGGTGGACGGAGATACAAATGGTAACGGCATGCCCTCGTTTAAGGGTATCGATGGAACGGTAGAGAAGACTGCGGAACCAGTATTGTCAGTAAAGGAACTGATGCGTACGTATATGACCTAA
- a CDS encoding formylmethanofuran dehydrogenase subunit B — MAEITDVVCSLCGCVCDDIVLEVENNQVTKVKRGACSVGKAKLMGHHRIESPMIRENGELKEVSYDEAIKKAAEILYKSRRPLLYGWSSTVCEADKVGVALAEELGAVIDNTASVCHGPSVLAIQDVGLPSCTLGEVKNRADLIIYWGANPAQAHANHMKRYSYVSKGYWTEEGKKDKKLVVVDPRKTMTTKMADVFVQIKQGYDYPVFSALRAILRGYEDVVPDEVGGVPKETLLELAKMVKEAKFVMTFFGMGVTHTGARHNNIVNAIQFTRAAHLHTKASIMPLRGHYNVAGINQVLTWETGFPFAIDMARGYPWYNPGEDSATDCLWREDCDSAMIIASDPGAHFPGPSLKHMAKIPVIQIDPFANPTTEFADIIIPVAVSGIDAEGSVYRMDNIPIRLRKIIDSDIPTDEEIVGQILTEVRALKAKEGQ, encoded by the coding sequence ATGGCTGAAATAACAGATGTTGTATGCTCATTGTGTGGATGTGTATGCGATGACATCGTGCTCGAGGTAGAGAATAACCAGGTGACGAAGGTAAAGCGCGGCGCGTGTTCCGTAGGAAAAGCCAAGTTAATGGGACACCATCGGATAGAAAGCCCGATGATACGAGAGAATGGCGAGCTAAAAGAGGTCTCATATGATGAAGCGATAAAGAAAGCCGCGGAAATCCTTTACAAGTCGCGAAGACCGCTTCTGTACGGGTGGAGTTCAACGGTTTGTGAGGCTGATAAAGTCGGCGTTGCGCTTGCCGAGGAACTCGGTGCGGTTATTGACAATACTGCTTCGGTCTGCCACGGGCCATCGGTGCTGGCGATCCAGGATGTGGGACTACCCTCGTGTACGCTCGGAGAAGTGAAGAACCGAGCAGATCTCATCATCTACTGGGGTGCGAACCCGGCGCAGGCGCATGCGAACCACATGAAACGATATTCGTATGTTTCGAAGGGCTACTGGACAGAAGAAGGTAAGAAAGACAAGAAACTGGTTGTTGTGGACCCGCGAAAGACGATGACGACGAAGATGGCGGATGTTTTCGTGCAGATAAAGCAGGGATATGATTATCCGGTGTTTTCAGCGCTGCGAGCCATCCTCCGTGGCTATGAGGACGTGGTACCCGATGAAGTCGGTGGTGTACCGAAAGAAACCCTGTTAGAGCTTGCGAAGATGGTAAAAGAGGCAAAGTTCGTGATGACCTTCTTCGGTATGGGTGTGACACACACGGGCGCGCGCCACAATAATATTGTGAACGCGATCCAGTTCACACGAGCGGCTCACTTGCACACCAAAGCGAGTATTATGCCACTCCGAGGTCATTACAATGTGGCTGGCATTAACCAGGTACTAACGTGGGAGACCGGCTTCCCGTTCGCTATTGACATGGCTCGAGGTTATCCGTGGTACAATCCTGGTGAGGATTCGGCAACCGATTGTCTCTGGCGAGAGGACTGCGACTCGGCAATGATCATCGCTTCAGATCCAGGTGCGCACTTCCCGGGGCCATCGCTCAAGCACATGGCAAAGATTCCCGTCATTCAGATTGACCCATTCGCGAACCCGACGACAGAATTTGCGGATATTATTATCCCGGTGGCAGTGAGCGGAATCGATGCTGAGGGCAGCGTCTATCGAATGGACAACATACCAATTCGACTGCGCAAGATAATTGATTCTGACATCCCGACCGATGAAGAGATTGTGGGGCAGATACTGACGGAGGTCAGAGCATTAAAAGCGAAGGAGGGGCAGTAA